One genomic segment of Belonocnema kinseyi isolate 2016_QV_RU_SX_M_011 chromosome 2, B_treatae_v1, whole genome shotgun sequence includes these proteins:
- the LOC117182583 gene encoding eukaryotic translation initiation factor 5B-like, with translation MVKGLKVNSETGEEEVKKLMKDIGTKIRVEGVKRVGKMREGREGMFLMTLGYEEEKFEVMGEKKLLKGKSERIEEDLIWQERRRKWLIEQRAWAERRKGNKVKIGRDRIWVNGVMRIWDEEIEELRTWQTTQGKEKDKEQVNTKEGNESGFTNYKKGVKRKPERENGLVKVAFWNFSALKNKDKGFSGEVTKWDVIMMSEIWADEKDWKGMKRMLRKGSVWTLQEAKEEHIKGRGMGGMVSGVRKELAVKEGKEGEREDKNGTMVIRLGPSISGNSLIKSGDMKRGSSRKERGRGRNKKMGTWEVDKLKEVKENMEKEKIRLIEEEGVDSLMERWKGSIEKVRDELGIKTNREGEKRGWWVEECKESKERMKKCVRKRRTGGMEKGEYNRRKREHERLLERKKQRDKEKYKEEIEKAIREGWDWDVTNKERGGKKGVNEEIELNCAKGVDRTCGKPNPEGWIVASTS, from the exons ATGGTCAAAGGGCTGAAAGTAAATAGTGAAACGGGAGAGGAAGAGGTTAAGAAGTTGATGAAAGATATAGGAACAAAAATTAGAGTAGAAGGGGTGAAGAGGGTAGGAAAAATGAGGGAAGGGAGGGAAGGCATGTTTCTAATGACATTAGGGTATGAGGAAGAGAAGTTTGAAGTTATGGGGGAAAAGAAGTTGCTAAAGGGAAAATCAgagagaattgaagaagatctgataTGGCAGGAAAGGAGAAGAAAATGGTTGATTGAGCAGAGGGCATGGGCAGAAAGAAGGAAAGGTAACAAAGTAAAAATAGGGAGGGATAGAATTTGGGTAAACGGAGTGATGAGGATCTGGGACGAAGAAATAGAAGAGTTGAGAACTTGGCAAACAACGCAAGGAAAAGAGAAGGATAAAGAACAGGTAAATACGAAGGAAGGAAATGAGTCGgggtttacaaattataaaaaaggggTAAAAAGGAAGCCAGAAAGAGAAAATGGTCTTGTGAAGGTGGCTTTTTGGAATTTCTCAGCATTAAAAAATAAGGACAAGGGGTTTTCGGGGGAAGTGACAAAATGGGATGTAATAATGATGAGTGAAATATGGGCGGATGAGAAAGACTGGAAGGGTATGAAAAGAATGTTGCGGAAAGGTTCTGTTTGGACGTTGCAAGAAGCAAAAGAAGAACACATTAAAGGGAGAGGTATGGGCGGAATGGTCTCAGGTGTGagaaaagaattagcagtaaaagaggGAAAAGAGGGGGAAAGGGAAGATAAAAATGGTACAATG GTAATCAGATTGGGCCCGAGCATTTCCGGTAATAGCTTAATTAAAAGTGGTGACATGAAGCGAGGCAGTTCGAGAAAGGAAAGAGGGAGAGGAAGGAACAAGAAAATGGGAACCTGGGAGGTAGATAAACTGAAAGAGGTTAAAGAAAATATGGAAAAGGAGAAGATTAGGTTGATAGAAGAGGAGGGAGTAGACTCGTTAATGGAAAGATGGAAAGGGTCGATTGAAAAGGTGAGGGATGAGCTAGGTATAAAAACAAACAGAGAAGGGGAAAAAAGAGGCTGGTGGGTTGAGGAATgtaaggagagtaaagagagaatgaaaaagTGTGTAAGAAAACGGAGGACAGGGGGAATGGAGAAGGGGGAGTACAATAGGAGAAAACGGGAACATGAGAGGTTGCTAGAAAGGAAAAAGCAAAGGGATAAGGAAAAGTACaaggaagaaatagaaaaagcgaTCAGAGAGGGTTGGGATTGGGATGTGACAAATAAGGAAAGAGGAGGAAAGAAGGGCGTGAACGAAGAAATAGAGTTGA